The DNA region CGTCGGTGACACGGACAAGCGGGCCACCTCGAAGATCGGTCGGCAGGTCCAGTTGGAGATCGACAACGCGACCAAGCGGATGTCGGTCTTCCAGGACGGGAAACTGCTGCGCAAGCTGCCGGTCAGTCTCGGTAAGCCGAGCACCCCGACCTCCAGCGGCAAGATGGTGATCATGGAGAAGCACGACTTCACCACCTTCGACACCCGGGGTTCCGCCGACCCGTACGTCGTCGACGTGGAGGACGCGCAGCGACTCACCTGGGGCGGTGAGTTCATCCACGGCGCACCCTGGTCGGAGGGGGACCAGGGCAACACCAACGTGTCGCACGGCTGCACGAACCTGTCGGCGGCCAACGCCGACTGGCTGATGGGCGTCACCCAGGTCGGTGACCTGGTGACCGTCAAGGGCACCGAGGTCGAACTCGGCGAGGGCAACGGCTGGACCGCCTGGAACGTCAGCTGGGATCAGTTCGCCAAGGGCAGCGCCCTGCCGGTCCCGGCCGGGCTGCAACCCACCCCGACACAGGAGCCGGACCCGGGGGCGGTGGCCGGTGGCTCACCGGAGCCGGACCCGTCCTCCAGCGGCGGCTGAGAGGGACGCATCTCCGGGCCGGTCCGTGACGGACCGGCCCGGAGGCCGTTGCACGCCGCCGCGAACGGCCAGCCACCCGGTGGTGCCGCGTGGGTCGGCGTCGGCGGGCGGTCGGGGATCGGGTCGTCGAGGCGCAGGGGTACGGACCCGGGCGGGGGATCCTCCCTAGGGTGGACCCGAGGTGCCTGCGGGTCATGCCCTGGATCTACCCGGAACCCGCTTCGCGCAGGGTGGAAGTGTCGGTGCCGGGGGATAGGTTCGACTCATGCGAGAGCGCGAGGAACGATTCCACGTCGAGACCACGGTGTCGGGCGACGTGGTGTGCGTGCGCGTGGTCGGGGTGGTCGACATCGCCACCGTCGGGGCGTTGCGGGCCGCGCTCTGGGCGGCCCCGACCCGTTCGGAACTCCGCGTGGATCTCTCCGAGGTCCGGCTGCTCTCCGCGGCCGGGGTGCGCGCCCTGCTCGCGGCCCGACTGTGGGTGCGGGCCCAGGGCGGCGAACTGGTGCTGGTGGACCCGCCACCCGTGGTGGACCGGGTGCTGCGCGCCACCGGTCTGCGCCGGGTGATCCCGATCGTCGACGCCGACCGGGTCCTCACCTCGGTGTGACGCCGCCGGGGCGTCCGGCGCCGGGCACGGGGCCGGCGCCGGACGTCGCGGTCAGCTGAGGCCGAGCAGGTCGACCACGAAGACCAGGGTCTCGTTGGGCTTGATGAGACCACCGGCGCCCCGGCTGCCGTAGCCGAGGTGCGGCGGGATGGTCAGCTTGCGCCGGCCCCCGACCCGCATCCCCACCACGCCCTGGTCCCATCCGGCGATGACCCGTCCGCCGCCGAGCGGGAACTCGAAGGCCTCGCCACGGTTCCAGGAGGCGTCGAACTCGGCACCGGTGGAGTGGGCCACCCCGACATAGTGCACCCGGGCGAGCTGACCAGGCTGGGCCTCCGGTCCCTCGCCGACGGTGATGTCCTCGATCACGAGGTCGGCCGGCGGGGCTCCCTCGATCGGACCGATCTCGGGCTT from Micromonospora sp. NBC_01739 includes:
- a CDS encoding STAS domain-containing protein, translating into MREREERFHVETTVSGDVVCVRVVGVVDIATVGALRAALWAAPTRSELRVDLSEVRLLSAAGVRALLAARLWVRAQGGELVLVDPPPVVDRVLRATGLRRVIPIVDADRVLTSV
- a CDS encoding FKBP-type peptidyl-prolyl cis-trans isomerase is translated as MNQAASKPEIGPIEGAPPADLVIEDITVGEGPEAQPGQLARVHYVGVAHSTGAEFDASWNRGEAFEFPLGGGRVIAGWDQGVVGMRVGGRRKLTIPPHLGYGSRGAGGLIKPNETLVFVVDLLGLS